In Mus caroli chromosome 9, CAROLI_EIJ_v1.1, whole genome shotgun sequence, a single window of DNA contains:
- the Smco4 gene encoding single-pass membrane and coiled-coil domain-containing protein 4, with translation MRQLKGKPKKETSKDKKERKQAMQEARQQITTVVLPTLAVVVLLIVVFVYVATRPAITE, from the coding sequence ATGCGTCAGCTCAAAGGGAAGCCAAAGAAAGAGACATCGAAGGACAAGAAGGAGCGGAAGCAGGCCATGCAGGAGGCGCGGCAGCAGATTACCACTGTGGTGCTGCCTACCCTGGCTGTGGTGGTGCTCCTCATTGTCGTGTTTGTGTACGTGGCCACACGCCCCGCCATCACCGAGTGA